A genomic region of Chitinimonas arctica contains the following coding sequences:
- the waaA gene encoding lipid IV(A) 3-deoxy-D-manno-octulosonic acid transferase, whose amino-acid sequence MIWRRLYTLTWWLVLPLAFFYLWRRGGKQADYRRNWGERLGYYPARSPRPLIWLHAVSVGETRAAVGLVRALRLRHPDHGILLTQMTPTGRDTARQLFGDEIEVAYLPYDLPGAVDRFLRHFRPTFGVLLEMELWPNLIHGAAQQGVPLFLINARLSAKSLRGYRKVARLLRPALAKLAGVAAQSADDAERLAELGVAAPQVMGNLKFDFTPDPTQLAQGKVWRERFGDRPVWLAASTREGEEALLLAKPLPADGLLILVPRHPQRFDEVANLLAQHQLAYVRRSQWDGERPLPPGTQVLLGDSMGEMAAWFAAADVAFVGGSLLDFGCHSVIEPCAQGVPVLVGPSSYNFAEAVSEAVSVGAARQLADVATLMTTLTALLADPAERDRMGEAGRAFVAAHRGALARAQEMLP is encoded by the coding sequence GTGATCTGGCGTCGGCTCTATACCCTTACCTGGTGGCTGGTGCTGCCGCTGGCATTCTTCTATCTGTGGCGGCGCGGCGGCAAGCAAGCCGATTACCGGCGCAACTGGGGCGAGCGGCTGGGGTACTACCCGGCGCGCTCGCCGCGCCCCTTGATCTGGCTGCATGCCGTCTCGGTCGGTGAAACCCGTGCCGCGGTGGGTTTGGTCCGGGCGCTGCGCCTGCGCCATCCCGATCACGGCATCCTGCTTACCCAGATGACCCCGACCGGGCGCGATACGGCCCGACAGCTGTTCGGCGACGAGATCGAGGTCGCCTACCTGCCCTATGACCTACCTGGCGCAGTCGACCGTTTCTTGCGGCATTTTCGGCCGACGTTCGGCGTGCTGCTGGAAATGGAGCTATGGCCCAATCTGATCCATGGCGCCGCGCAACAGGGCGTGCCGCTTTTCCTGATCAATGCGCGGCTGTCGGCCAAGTCCTTGCGCGGCTATCGCAAGGTTGCACGGCTGCTGCGCCCCGCGCTGGCCAAACTGGCGGGTGTGGCGGCGCAGAGCGCCGACGATGCCGAGCGGCTGGCCGAACTGGGTGTGGCAGCGCCGCAAGTGATGGGCAATCTGAAATTCGACTTCACGCCCGATCCCACCCAATTGGCGCAAGGCAAGGTCTGGCGCGAGCGGTTCGGCGACCGTCCGGTCTGGCTGGCGGCGAGTACCCGCGAAGGCGAGGAAGCGCTGTTGCTGGCCAAACCCCTGCCGGCCGATGGCTTGCTGATCCTGGTGCCGCGCCATCCGCAGCGTTTCGACGAGGTCGCGAATTTGCTGGCACAGCATCAGCTGGCCTATGTGCGCCGCAGCCAATGGGACGGCGAACGACCTTTACCGCCTGGTACGCAGGTGCTGCTGGGCGATAGCATGGGAGAGATGGCCGCCTGGTTCGCCGCCGCCGATGTGGCCTTTGTCGGCGGCAGCCTGCTTGATTTCGGCTGCCACAGCGTGATCGAACCCTGCGCACAAGGGGTGCCGGTCCTGGTCGGGCCTTCCAGCTACAACTTTGCCGAAGCGGTCAGCGAAGCGGTCAGCGTCGGTGCGGCGCGGCAATTGGCGGATGTGGCAACCCTGATGACCACACTGACAGCCTTGCTGGCCGACCCCGCCGAACGCGATCGCATGGGCGAGGCCGGCCGGGCATTTGTTGCCGCCCATCGCGGTGCGCTGGCCCGGGCGCAGGAGATGCTGCCCTAA
- the waaC gene encoding lipopolysaccharide heptosyltransferase I, with product MPKILLVRLSSMGDVIHNLPAVTDLVAHYPNAELHWAVEEGFADLPGLHPAIGKIKPFALRRWRKQPLSRQSWREFQAFRAGLKAERYDLVIDSQGLLKSALVARSSGAAIAGFDRHGAREPLASYLYDRRYAVPSTLHVIERNRLLTGQALGYRPGALLDYGIRAPACALPWRPAGDYAVLLTATSRDDKLWDEANWIGLGRHLLAQGLRPVLPWGGERERERAERIVAQLPGAVVAPRLSLAEAARLLADGRVAIGVDTGLMHLAAALGIPSIALFCASDPGMTGVLAAGFAVNLGSRGQAPGLAEVQATLARALA from the coding sequence ATGCCGAAAATCCTCCTGGTGCGCCTATCTTCCATGGGCGACGTGATCCATAACCTACCCGCGGTGACCGACCTGGTCGCGCATTACCCGAATGCCGAGCTGCACTGGGCGGTGGAAGAAGGCTTCGCCGACCTGCCAGGCCTGCATCCCGCCATCGGCAAGATCAAGCCCTTTGCCTTGCGCCGTTGGCGCAAACAGCCACTGTCGCGCCAGAGTTGGCGCGAGTTCCAGGCTTTTCGCGCCGGTCTGAAGGCCGAACGCTACGACCTGGTCATCGATTCGCAAGGCTTATTGAAAAGCGCCCTGGTGGCGCGCAGCAGCGGCGCCGCCATCGCCGGTTTCGACCGGCACGGCGCGCGTGAGCCGCTGGCCAGCTATCTCTATGATCGCCGCTATGCCGTTCCTTCGACGCTGCATGTGATCGAGCGCAATCGCCTGCTGACCGGACAGGCGTTGGGCTACCGTCCGGGCGCCCTGCTCGATTACGGCATCCGTGCGCCCGCCTGCGCGCTGCCATGGCGGCCAGCGGGCGACTATGCCGTGCTGCTGACGGCCACCAGCCGCGACGACAAGCTCTGGGACGAGGCCAATTGGATCGGTTTGGGTCGGCATCTGCTGGCTCAGGGTTTGCGCCCGGTGTTGCCGTGGGGTGGCGAACGCGAACGCGAGCGGGCGGAGCGCATCGTGGCACAGCTACCCGGCGCGGTAGTGGCGCCCCGTTTGAGCTTGGCCGAGGCAGCCCGCTTGCTGGCCGATGGGCGGGTGGCGATCGGTGTCGATACGGGGCTGATGCATCTGGCCGCCGCGCTGGGGATACCCAGCATCGCCTTGTTTTGCGCCTCCGATCCGGGCATGACCGGCGTACTGGCGGCGGGTTTTGCCGTCAATCTCGGCAGCCGTGGCCAGGCGCCTGGCCTGGCGGAAGTCCAGGCCACCCTGGCGCGGGCACTCGCGTGA
- a CDS encoding glycosyltransferase family 2 protein, with protein MQKISLVLITRNAAHQLAACLESARELVDEIVVLDSGSSDDTQAIAARFNARVAQQGFLGFGPQKRMAVGMARNDWVLCLDADERLTPELIAGIRAALRQPTANAFRCARRNRFFGRYLRHGEAYPDWCLRLFDRRHAGWSEDAVHEKVIVSHGEVATLAGDLLHDSAEDLTAYLSKQNRYTDMQVEKLFSEGKRTHPFKLVSSPLARFLRFYFIRGGWLDGAAGFAHIAIGSFFAFIKYAKLMERWRHTDSSQP; from the coding sequence ATGCAAAAAATCAGCCTGGTCCTTATCACGCGCAACGCGGCCCACCAATTGGCCGCCTGCCTGGAGTCGGCGCGCGAATTGGTGGATGAGATCGTGGTGCTCGATTCGGGCAGCAGCGATGACACCCAGGCCATCGCCGCCCGTTTCAACGCCCGGGTGGCGCAACAGGGTTTCCTGGGCTTCGGTCCGCAAAAGCGTATGGCCGTCGGCATGGCGCGCAACGACTGGGTGCTGTGCCTGGATGCCGACGAGCGGCTGACCCCCGAATTGATCGCCGGCATCCGTGCCGCACTACGGCAGCCAACCGCAAACGCTTTCCGCTGCGCTCGCCGCAACCGCTTCTTCGGACGCTATCTGCGCCACGGCGAAGCCTATCCGGACTGGTGCCTGCGCCTGTTCGACCGCCGCCATGCCGGCTGGAGCGAAGACGCAGTGCACGAGAAGGTGATCGTCAGCCACGGCGAAGTCGCCACCCTGGCCGGCGATCTGCTGCACGATTCGGCGGAAGACCTGACCGCCTATCTAAGCAAGCAGAACCGTTATACCGATATGCAGGTGGAGAAGCTGTTCAGCGAAGGCAAGCGAACCCATCCTTTCAAGCTGGTCAGCTCGCCCTTGGCCCGCTTCCTGCGCTTCTATTTTATCCGTGGGGGATGGCTGGATGGCGCGGCCGGGTTCGCCCATATCGCCATCGGCAGTTTTTTTGCCTTTATCAAATACGCCAAGCTGATGGAACGCTGGCGCCACACCGATTCGAGCCAGCCATGA
- a CDS encoding NAD-dependent epimerase, with the protein MKILVTGAAGFIGMHTVQSLLAAGHQVVGIDNLNDYYAVSLKQARLAQLRPLAGFRFEQLEIAAPGKLQALFAAEGFDAVIHLAAQAGVRYSLQNPDAYVQANLVGFVNLLEACRHQPVSHLVYASSSSVYGQNASVPFREADNTDHPVSLYAATKKANEAMAHAYAHLYGTPCTGLRFFTVYGPWGRPDMAPWLFTSAILAGRPIKVFNHGQLLRDFTFIDDIVDGIVKLLPLPPVAGGDGSRADESWAPWRLMNIGNHQSVPLLGFIETLEAALGQQAIKELVGMQAGDVPATYADTDRLSQLTGFAPSTPLASGLQRFVAWYREYHQV; encoded by the coding sequence ATGAAGATTCTTGTTACCGGCGCCGCCGGGTTTATCGGCATGCACACCGTGCAGTCGCTGCTGGCCGCCGGCCACCAGGTGGTGGGGATAGATAACCTCAATGATTACTACGCCGTCAGCCTGAAACAGGCCCGGTTGGCGCAATTGCGCCCGCTGGCCGGGTTTCGTTTCGAACAACTGGAAATCGCCGCGCCCGGCAAACTGCAGGCCTTGTTCGCCGCCGAAGGTTTCGATGCGGTCATCCACCTGGCCGCGCAGGCGGGCGTGCGCTATTCGCTGCAGAACCCGGATGCCTATGTACAGGCCAACCTGGTCGGCTTCGTCAATCTGCTGGAGGCTTGCCGCCACCAGCCGGTATCGCACCTGGTCTATGCCAGCAGCTCAAGCGTCTATGGCCAGAATGCCAGCGTGCCGTTCAGGGAAGCCGACAATACCGACCATCCGGTCAGCCTTTACGCCGCCACCAAGAAAGCCAACGAGGCGATGGCCCATGCCTATGCCCATCTTTACGGCACTCCCTGTACCGGGCTGCGCTTTTTCACGGTCTATGGCCCCTGGGGCAGGCCGGATATGGCGCCCTGGCTGTTTACCTCGGCCATCCTGGCCGGGCGGCCGATCAAGGTTTTCAATCATGGCCAATTGCTGAGGGACTTTACCTTTATCGACGATATCGTCGACGGCATCGTCAAGCTGCTGCCGCTGCCCCCCGTCGCGGGCGGCGACGGCAGCCGGGCCGATGAAAGCTGGGCACCGTGGCGGCTGATGAATATCGGCAACCATCAGTCGGTACCCCTGCTGGGCTTTATCGAGACCTTGGAAGCCGCCCTGGGCCAGCAGGCGATCAAGGAACTGGTCGGCATGCAGGCCGGCGATGTGCCGGCCACCTATGCCGACACCGACCGGCTCAGCCAGCTCACCGGCTTTGCCCCTTCGACGCCGCTTGCCAGCGGTTTGCAGCGCTTTGTGGCGTGGTATCGGGAATACCACCAGGTTTGA
- a CDS encoding TolC family outer membrane protein: MKTRTNYRLALTSLGLSVVTAYAQAPVDLKSAVEQAVLQHPEVRLRHSNLDAAGEEQSAARGAWLPRLDVQAIAGRERKETPTLGSSRSYSHPSTLVELRQTLFDGFATSSEVRRLGHNRQTRYYELLATSDEVALEAARAYIDVLRYRELTELARNNYGTHAEIHGQLNKRVTAGVGRRVDLEQAAGRLALAESNWLTESSNLHDVSARYQRLVGDLPAPTLAKLPPLEAALPRREGFLAETISRNPSFLAAVATIRANRADTDVRRAGRWPTLELRASQTHQRNENGVSGTYRDSAVQLVLNYNLFRGGADNARVRQFEAQLNAAYELRDKTCRDIRQTAQIAFNDIQRLGAQLGLLNQHELSTAKARDAYRQQFDIGQRSLLDLLDTENELFEARRALSNGEYDLQLARVKVLSYSSRLLGALQLRPPQAKEPEQPGGVAEDDNLLRCSTELPPGLTLDKRNLPTP, from the coding sequence TTGAAGACTAGAACAAACTACCGGCTGGCATTGACCAGCTTGGGCTTGTCCGTCGTAACGGCCTACGCCCAGGCACCCGTGGATCTGAAGTCGGCCGTCGAGCAGGCGGTGCTGCAGCACCCGGAAGTCCGCTTGCGCCATAGCAATCTGGACGCCGCCGGCGAGGAGCAAAGCGCGGCACGCGGCGCCTGGCTGCCGCGTTTGGACGTGCAGGCGATTGCCGGCAGGGAGCGCAAGGAAACCCCCACGCTGGGGTCGTCCCGTTCTTATTCGCATCCCAGTACCTTGGTGGAATTGCGTCAGACCCTGTTCGATGGCTTCGCCACCAGTAGCGAGGTACGCCGGCTCGGACATAATCGGCAGACCCGCTATTACGAATTGCTGGCCACCAGCGACGAGGTCGCCCTGGAGGCGGCGCGGGCCTATATCGATGTATTGCGCTACCGCGAATTGACTGAATTGGCGCGCAATAATTACGGCACGCATGCCGAGATTCATGGCCAGCTGAACAAGCGCGTCACGGCCGGCGTCGGGCGGCGGGTCGATCTGGAGCAGGCAGCCGGGCGTCTGGCGCTGGCGGAATCGAACTGGTTGACGGAATCAAGCAATCTGCACGACGTATCGGCCCGTTACCAGCGCTTGGTGGGCGATTTACCCGCGCCGACCTTGGCCAAGCTACCGCCCCTGGAAGCGGCGTTGCCCCGGCGCGAAGGCTTTCTCGCCGAGACGATTTCGCGCAATCCGTCTTTCCTGGCCGCCGTCGCGACCATACGCGCCAACCGTGCCGATACCGATGTGCGCCGCGCCGGCCGCTGGCCCACCTTGGAGCTGCGTGCGAGCCAGACCCACCAGCGCAACGAGAATGGCGTAAGCGGCACCTATCGCGACAGCGCCGTGCAACTGGTGCTCAACTACAATCTTTTCCGCGGCGGTGCCGACAACGCCCGTGTCCGGCAATTCGAGGCCCAGCTCAATGCCGCTTACGAGCTGCGCGACAAAACCTGCCGCGATATTCGCCAGACGGCCCAGATCGCCTTCAACGATATCCAAAGATTGGGTGCGCAGCTGGGCTTGCTGAACCAGCACGAGCTGTCCACCGCCAAGGCGCGCGATGCCTATCGCCAGCAATTCGATATCGGCCAACGGTCCTTGCTGGACCTGCTCGATACCGAGAACGAGCTGTTCGAGGCACGCCGCGCCTTGAGCAATGGCGAATACGATCTGCAACTGGCACGGGTAAAGGTATTGTCCTACTCCAGCCGCCTATTGGGCGCCTTGCAGTTGCGGCCACCGCAGGCAAAAGAACCGGAACAGCCGGGCGGCGTTGCCGAGGACGACAATCTGCTGCGTTGCAGTACCGAATTGCCGCCCGGCCTGACCCTGGACAAGCGCAACCTGCCCACGCCGTAA
- a CDS encoding transglutaminase-like cysteine peptidase encodes MDFDRLLKAFSQRWGVAAVPRFNSWRELVGGGAGVGEMEQLKRANDFFNRQVSFGEDITIWNQADFWATPMETLGRGSGDCEDFVIAKYFSLQLMGMAPAKLRLTYVKAKIGGLNSTVSQAHMVLAYYAQPDAEPLVLDNLLGDIRPASRRPDLSPVFSFNSDGIWVAGGGQAKSSVDRLSRWKDLVARMQTEGFEL; translated from the coding sequence GTGGATTTCGATCGCCTGCTGAAGGCATTCAGCCAACGCTGGGGCGTTGCCGCAGTGCCGCGCTTCAACAGCTGGCGCGAGCTGGTCGGTGGTGGCGCCGGCGTGGGTGAAATGGAACAACTCAAGCGCGCCAATGATTTCTTCAATCGCCAAGTCAGCTTCGGCGAAGATATAACGATATGGAATCAAGCGGATTTCTGGGCCACGCCCATGGAAACCCTGGGTCGCGGCAGTGGGGATTGCGAGGATTTTGTCATTGCCAAATATTTCAGCCTGCAATTGATGGGCATGGCGCCCGCCAAACTGCGCCTGACCTATGTCAAGGCCAAGATAGGCGGCCTGAACAGCACGGTCTCGCAAGCGCATATGGTGCTTGCCTATTATGCCCAGCCGGACGCGGAGCCACTGGTACTGGACAATCTGCTGGGCGATATCCGCCCCGCCTCGCGCCGGCCGGATCTTTCGCCGGTATTCAGCTTCAACAGCGACGGCATCTGGGTAGCCGGCGGCGGACAGGCCAAGTCCTCGGTGGATCGGCTATCGCGCTGGAAAGACCTGGTGGCCAGAATGCAGACCGAGGGCTTTGAACTATGA
- a CDS encoding bifunctional diguanylate cyclase/phosphodiesterase has product MSLLRQLWLVVLLSTLLAFLGGFAVNLASARQYLEQQLMAQSADSAASLALSMSQQSKDLATTELLVSALFDSGHFRMIRFEDVHGRVRVERRNDADSARVPAWFSRLMPLHVEAGTGMVSDGWNQAGKVVLVAHERFAYESLWLGARNFLLVMALTGMLSAMAVFALIRWVRRPLSQLMVQADAIGKRNFITIAEPNVTELRRVVRSMNLMVDRVKAMFAEQAARIEDLRGAANRDALTGLPNRDHFLGRLRQTLADEGAAARGALLLIRLHDLLGINRSLGRAEADGYIRRVGAQLQAGLPAGQDWLLARLNGADFAVLAQDADVAQAEASALGLLQALQDIALEGHTEARNIAHIGVAFYQRGSNEGSLLSAADQALARAEAQGGNQYALGEIETVQGVGLQEWREILDRALAYRSFEMASFPVLDLHKQLIHHEVLLRLQPKEGELLTAGQFMPMAGRFGYLGQLDLVAIELACERLKRQSEPLAVNISSASISDEAFLASLPPLLARYREVASLLWFEVNEYGLGGDYQRLVTFSTIVREFGSKVGIEHFGRQFGRIPALYDLRLDYLKIDGSFIRDIDQQDGNQMLLKAIIGVADGAGLLVLAEAVHTEAEWQTLCRLGTQGMTGPLATRQYGLG; this is encoded by the coding sequence ATGTCCTTGCTACGGCAGCTATGGCTGGTGGTGCTACTGTCCACCCTGCTGGCCTTCCTGGGCGGTTTCGCGGTCAATCTTGCCAGCGCCCGCCAGTACCTGGAGCAGCAGCTGATGGCGCAAAGCGCGGATAGCGCCGCTTCGCTGGCCTTGTCGATGTCGCAACAAAGCAAGGACCTGGCGACCACCGAGCTGCTGGTCAGCGCCCTGTTCGATTCCGGCCATTTCCGCATGATCCGCTTCGAGGATGTGCACGGCCGGGTTCGGGTGGAGCGCCGCAACGATGCCGATAGCGCACGGGTGCCGGCCTGGTTCAGCCGGCTGATGCCGCTGCATGTGGAAGCCGGGACCGGCATGGTATCGGATGGCTGGAATCAGGCCGGCAAGGTGGTCCTGGTCGCGCACGAACGCTTTGCCTACGAGTCGCTTTGGTTGGGGGCGCGTAATTTCCTGCTGGTGATGGCACTGACGGGGATGTTGTCGGCCATGGCCGTATTTGCCTTGATACGCTGGGTGCGGCGGCCGCTCAGTCAATTGATGGTGCAGGCGGATGCAATCGGCAAGCGTAACTTCATCACCATCGCCGAGCCCAATGTCACCGAACTGCGCAGGGTGGTGCGCAGCATGAATCTGATGGTGGACCGGGTAAAAGCCATGTTTGCCGAGCAGGCGGCCCGGATCGAAGATCTGCGCGGCGCCGCCAACCGCGACGCCCTGACCGGCCTACCCAATCGCGACCACTTTCTCGGCCGGCTGCGGCAGACATTGGCGGATGAGGGCGCCGCCGCCCGTGGCGCATTGCTGCTGATCCGCCTGCACGACCTGCTGGGCATCAACCGCAGCCTGGGCCGCGCCGAGGCCGACGGCTATATCCGCCGCGTCGGCGCACAGTTGCAGGCCGGCCTGCCGGCAGGGCAGGATTGGCTGTTGGCGAGATTGAACGGCGCCGATTTCGCCGTACTGGCCCAGGACGCCGATGTGGCGCAGGCGGAAGCCTCGGCGCTGGGCCTGTTGCAGGCACTGCAGGATATCGCCTTGGAAGGGCATACCGAAGCACGCAATATCGCGCATATCGGTGTGGCCTTCTATCAGCGCGGCAGCAACGAAGGCAGCCTGCTGTCGGCCGCCGACCAGGCCCTGGCGAGGGCCGAAGCGCAGGGCGGCAACCAGTATGCGCTGGGCGAGATCGAAACCGTCCAGGGGGTCGGCCTGCAGGAATGGCGCGAGATCCTTGACCGCGCCCTGGCCTATCGCAGCTTTGAAATGGCCAGTTTCCCGGTCCTGGATCTGCACAAGCAGCTGATCCACCACGAAGTCCTGCTACGCCTGCAACCCAAGGAGGGCGAGTTGCTGACCGCCGGCCAGTTCATGCCCATGGCCGGCCGCTTCGGCTACCTGGGGCAGCTCGACCTGGTGGCCATCGAACTGGCGTGCGAACGGCTCAAGCGCCAGAGCGAACCGCTGGCCGTCAATATCTCCTCCGCCTCCATCAGCGACGAGGCCTTCCTTGCCAGCCTGCCGCCGCTGCTGGCGCGCTACCGCGAGGTCGCCTCGCTGCTTTGGTTCGAGGTCAACGAATATGGCCTGGGTGGCGATTACCAGCGCCTGGTCACCTTCTCCACCATCGTGCGCGAATTCGGCAGCAAGGTCGGCATCGAGCATTTCGGCCGCCAATTCGGCCGCATACCGGCACTCTACGACCTGCGCCTGGACTACCTGAAGATAGACGGCAGCTTTATTCGCGATATCGACCAGCAGGACGGCAACCAGATGCTGCTCAAGGCCATCATCGGCGTCGCCGATGGCGCCGGGCTGCTGGTATTGGCCGAGGCGGTGCATACCGAAGCGGAATGGCAGACCCTGTGCCGCTTGGGCACACAGGGGATGACGGGGCCGTTGGCTACCAGGCAGTATGGCCTGGGGTAA